Proteins encoded in a region of the Watersipora subatra chromosome 5, tzWatSuba1.1, whole genome shotgun sequence genome:
- the LOC137396874 gene encoding arylsulfatase B-like, with the protein MLWLAITGTLLVLTYPCGAVSQPNIVFIIADDYGWNDIGYHGSEIKTPNLDKLAGNGVKLENYYVQPICTPSRSQLMSGRYQIHTGLQNGVIWPCMPSGLPLEDPTLADKLKAAGYSTHMIGKWHLGFYKEDYTPTARGFDTYRGYLTGSESYYTRARSELSFSGIDYTVNTTASNDTYGEYSAHLFAGHAQQLIQAHASQTTAPLFLYMAFQSVHSPLEVPESYEKQYAHIQDKHRRVYAGMVSALDEAVGNITRTLEESGLMENTILVFTTDNGGQTIEGGNNAPLRGRKATYWEGGVRGVGFVSSPLLKRHGVVSRELIHITDWYPTLVYLAGGSMVGTKPDGFSLWDTINLGLPSPRKEILHNIDPMYPVKGTSVSKVFDTSVQAAIRYGDWKLLTGDPGFDGWVPEPTLFPDYSARFNDSDTTSSGTQNLYLFNIALDPFEKFEVSSKYPQIVDMLLLKLAAYNQTAVPVNYPDPDVRCNPALHGGFWKPWL; encoded by the exons ATGTTGTGGCTAGCTATTACAGGGACACTTCTCGTGCTAACTTATCCCTGTGGAGCTGTCTCTCAGCCTAACATAGTATTCATCATTGCTGATGATTATGGCTGGAATGACATAGGCTATCATGGTAGTGAGATAAAAACTCCTAACCTTGACAAACTTGCTGGAAATGGTGTCAAGTTAGAGAACTACTATGTTCAACCAATCTGCACCCCATCTAGAAGTCAGCTCATGTCAG GTCGTTATCAGATACACACTGGACTCCAAAACGGAGTCATCTGGCCCTGCATGCCAAGTGGATTGCCCCTTGAAGACCCGACGCTTGCAGATAAACTGAAAGCAGCCGGATACTCTACCCATATGATAG GTAAATGGCATTTGGGCTTCTATAAAGAAGACTACACGCCTACAGCACGAGGTTTTGATACTTATCGAGGTTATTTGACTGGAAGTGAAAGCTACTACACTAGGGCCAG GTCGGAATTGAGCTTCTCTGGAATAGACTACACGGTGAATACAACAGCATCTAATGACACTTATGGGGAGTACTCAGCTCACCTCTTCGCTGGGCATGCCCAGCAGCTCATCC AGGCTCATGCATCTCAAACAACAGCACCTCTCTTTCTCTACATGGCCTTCCAGAGTGTACACAGCCCCCTTGAAGTACCGGAGTCATATGAGAAACAGTATGCGCATATACAAGATAAACACAGAAGAGTATATGCTGGCATGGTCTCAG CCTTGGACGAGGCGGTAGGTAATATCACCCGTACTTTGGAGGAAAGTGGTCTCATGGAGAACACTATCCTGGTGTTTACTACGGACAACGGTGGACAGACAATAGAAGGAGGTAACAACGCACCCTTGAGAGGAAGAAAAGCCACATACTGGGAAGGAG GAGTGCGAGGAGTAGGGTTTGTTTCAAGTCCTCTGCTAAAGAGACACGGGGTGGTGAGCAGGGAACTTATTCATATCACCGACTGGTATCCTACACTAGTCTACCTGGCAGGGGGCTCTATGGTGGGTACCAAACCTGATGGATTTAGCTTGTGGGACACAATAAACCTCGGGCTACCCAGTCCAAGAAAG GAAATTCTACATAACATAGATCCCATGTATCCAGTGAAAGGCACATCTGTATCCAAGGTGTTTGACACATCAGTGCAGGCTGCCATTAGGTATGGTGATTGGAAACTCCTCACCGGTGACCCTGGATTTGATGGATGGGTGCCTGAGCCTACCCTCTTTCCTGATT ATTCTGCAAGGTTCAATGACAGTGACACCACCAGCAGTGGCACACAGAATCTTTATCTCTTTAATATAGCGTTAGATCCTTTCGAGAAGTTCGAG GTCAGCTCGAAGTATCCACAGATTGTCGATATGCTCCTCCTGAAGCTGGCAGCATATAACCAAACAGCCGTGCCTGTGAACTACCCTGATCCAGATGTCAGGTGCAACCCTGCATTGCATGGAGGCTTTTGGAAACCCTGGCTATGA